In the genome of Plutella xylostella chromosome 6, ilPluXylo3.1, whole genome shotgun sequence, the window GAGCATTTTGCATTTATGAGAGAATTATATCAAAGAATTCGCAGCTCGTCGTTGCCCCCAGACTAATAGAGGCCGGGTTTTGATTGCCCTGCGGCTAAACGCCTATTACGTTCTAGATTCTTGAATTGTATACGACcacataaatatacatacgtCTTACCACCACTCTCTCTTTCCAGATGCGAATACTCCAACATGTTCACGGCGAGCGCGAGCGTGGCCCTATTCGGCCTGACGGTGTTCTATTCAGTCGCCATATTCGGTCTGTACCTCTCCGACACATTCCACTTCGACAGGCGGCCGCAGCCGGTGCCGGCCAACTgagcgcgcgcgcggcgccgccccgcgcccgtcGCCGTCAACTGATCCTTGTTTGTGGGCATGCTTATACTCGTGTTTGTGAGGCTGGAGGGCCTCCGTACTAACCACTTCTTTTTGTAGGTGAGGAGTTGCGGCTTTTGCGTAGTGTGATGGGGGTCTTTTGGCTTGTGTGTCGTGGGTAAAGCGTTTGGATAAATTTTGGCAATTACTGTATGGGTATTTCAATCATAAAGCTACAAAATTCAGTTTCCATTCTAGCGTTGCAAAAATAATTTGCTATAAGTTTCGTCTAGAGCTGAATTTATGAATGCTGTATCTTTCGTAATTGTGTATCACCCTATAGACAGGGATTGGTCACCTTTATTTTGAAGCTAGACTGAAAATTTTATGGGTACCCGCCCCGTGACCGTCATGCTATCAGGATACTATTTCCAGTGTATCCGTTTTGTAAACCCAGAAAGTAACTAAACTGGCAACACAATCCTGCTATCTGGAGGCGTGATCATGAGTGGACCCTTTTAAgctcaatttttacaaaaaaagcCTTTCCAGAAggcttaaatatttaaattaaaattaataaaattactgtGATAAAGTGAAATACCCTGAAAATGGGTTTGGGTCACACGCCAAAAGATCCTTATAGCACTGCACTGTGGTGATACACTGGCAAAACTTTCGATACGTCTATGCTGATCCGAGAATGGTTAGAAAACTGTCAGAATGGCTGTTGAATCCGCATTTGAGTCAATATCTACCTCCTGACGGCTATTCAGTTTGCTAGTGCATCACTAGCTATAAGATATGTTTCTAGTACTGATTTATTCCATTAAACTGCTGTTATTGATAAGTTTAAACTTGACAGCAGTTTACTTGGAAAAGTAACATGAGTATAAGCGATCCCACGGGAGAAGAAAATTGAGTTAATAATGCTGGACATGTTTACTTGCTTTTTTCTTTAACTTGATGTataatcattatcattagAGATTTCATGTAGGTAGCACAAACTACTTAACTTATCTCTGAACTTATCATAGACTTTCATCATAAAATACTTTAGATCATGATTATATGTAATACTATTTCAAATTCatcatttatatattttagctATAACTACATGTTAACTTAAGGaagtatttacaaaaataaatacaacattAATTTTACACGTAACTATAATTACATGACAAGttgcaataataattatgtacctagttactgCACTAAGGTTTTTAGTCATAAAATCAATCAATATTTAGAAACTGCCTGACTAAATTAGAAGAAGATTAGATGTTCCAGAATAATAGATACAGTTCTAAGttcctgtttcacaatgtctggacaAATTACCCGCGCGAATTCGGATACTATATCCTGAAGATGAAACTTATTTCAAAAGATCTattgaaaatatgtattattaaataacagCTCACGATTCAGACGTGAAACAGCGGGCTAAAGACCTGCGTAAGGAACCTACCTAGAGTTCCGCAGAGATAATAGTTCTgaatacaaatttaaaattaacgcGTAGGTAAAATGTAACTTCTAGGAAATACTTTGGTGTATTCTCAATATTACTTGTTCTATTGTAGGTATACTATTAAtactataacaaaaaaagGTGAATATTCCGGCACCATTGGCTTGATCAAAAGCTAAACTTTTATAATGAACACGAGAAGAAAATTTCGTTTCAATATATTACTTGGGaataaacacattattataatgtctGACCCGGCGGAGCGAATTTtagttaaatacatttagtACTTTGTCTTGGAATTCGTTTACTGGCCTGGTTTATGTACCCGTCCAAAACTGCCCCAAGTTGATCAGAAATACATAGATAATTTTGGCTTTAATTTCTTTTACTGGTAGGTAATATGCAAGGAATCTTGCAACGTGTTCAAGCGAATCATTGAATGAAAAGTCGATTTGATTATAAATAATCAGTCATTCAACAGTGATGTTGATGCCGCAGACTTATTGGGAAAttagaattatgtaaaaataaatttaaggtaGGTGTGATTGTCTCAGATAATTTAATCATTTAGCTGTATATAGAaaagttttgtatttatttagaaatttaagttaaaattgagtaagtaggtatgtatactatgaaaatttatgtcaaagcttttttatgtatttgagCTAATCCTATTTAAGTTTCACTTTACAAACTGATAGAAAATTGCTGgtagtaaataacaaataaatcatcataagtacctactatttagTATTTACTATCTAACATGAAGTAGATCCTTTCCTTATTGCTACGAATcttaaatcatttattgttatttactttttaaggttaatataattattttaaataaacatttgatCTTAATATATTTGTGTTTCAAATCAAGCAACCCCTTTTCCCCACCATGGGAAGTTGAAACGATAGAGGTAAATATACTATGTATGGTTGATACTTgatataaagaaacaatatgaaaatggcggccttaaCATGCTTGATAGGAGCGATTGGTGCAATACAAATACAACATGTATTCTGCCTTAAATTGCATGTCCCAGCAGCAGAGTGTATATCTGTCCAATAAGATTCCTATTGGCAAAAATGGCTTCTCCACTCCATTGGCATGAGTGCCCTACGAGTATGGGAAATGAGCAACGGTTCTGTGGAAGTGAGAGCCCCAACAGCTGTGATACCTGTCAGGACAACAGGAAGAGGTGACCGGGGCATTAGCTTCAGCGGCTAATCTAGGATGAGCATGAGCGATATAATGGGTTCAAACTAAGTTCTCGATTTTAGTCCTACTCGTTCATAGTCGGCAGTCATACCCCGAATCCCTTCAGGTCCATAATGTCCCTTTCCCAAAATGTCTCCTGGTTTCATAATGTCCCCTGATTCCGAAATTGGTAAAAATTAAAGcactattttttattctcaTGATAATTACTTAgcacaaaaggtaaacaatcttagtgtgtctttttatttgtattattcAGACTATTATTAGGGTAGGGGACAACTGCCTGCTGAGAAGCGAAGGCAATAATGAGAAATGCTATCATGTTCACATTGTTATGCCTAGAAGTCTATAAGCCGGGTGTGTGGCCAGCATGCTTCCTGTAGCTTCTATAAACCTCCACTATTAACCAAatcaataaatgtaaataaaatccAGCAATAAACTATgatatgtttattaaatagagatcatgttataatatataaatagaacTTAAATAAATCACTTATGGTCGTACGAAGCTTCGTAGTGAGCAGCATTCTCAAATATCTGTAAAAGAGAATGTCACATTAGTTTTGTCGTTTTGGTAGTGTTTATTCAAGTTTAGCTTTTTTCATTTTGTGCCTTGCCGGATTGGGGCTTATTGAAAATGTGAATAACAATATCCTCACCTAGAcaagaaatttaatatttccaAACTTGTTATCTTATTAACACaattagtattttaataaGGGAAAGAAACAACTTTggataaaatataactaatcATGAAGGAATATTTACCTAAAAGTGGGATTCCTACTGCTCCAGTAAATAGCATTTCTCGATCGATTTTTGCGCTTTTTTCAGTAGTAGACACAtctgtaaaagaaaataacaaTTTGTATTAGTACCAACTCCGCATTGTGGTCTCATATGATTTtgcttacataattattagatttttatgtGCCTTGCCGGATTGGGGCGTATTGAAAATGTAATTAACAATATCCTCACCTAGAcaagaaatttaatatttccaaacttgttattttattaatacaaatgtattttaataagtaacaGAAACAACTTTGGATATCTTATGTGGATACTAAAATACTGTGTTTatggttttaaataattacctgGATTAAGTTGGATATGACGACAGCAGCATAATGTCCCGatctgaaaaaataatatacaacaAATCAGTATTTGTAGAGGAAGTATGTAGTGTAATGTTATGTTTCATACTAAAGGTGTGTCAGCCATCCAAGGAAGTTTTAAATGCGTGGTAATCATGGTTGCGCATCATTAGGCATTGTATCATCATTCAAAGTATgtagaaatttaaataaagcgTAGGTATAATGAGTTTGTTTATATGCTCACCTTTAAATGTGTAGACTGTAGAGTTCGACGGTGTCTTCAGATTCCTGATAAAAAAAAGATGCATTAAAAAACGGCACTAACACCAATaattgcaaaataaaattaacgagaatattacttacatttccAAACTTTCAACTACATATAAATGTctttaaattcaataaaaacccTAAGTTAGAAGATAGTTTTTATTAGCCTTTGGCTTTCCATTTGTAAATAATCAATAAGAGCAAATAGAAAGTCATAGACAGTCCGTAGTCTATGCTTATCGCTTGCGGCGCAGCTGCAGGGTGTTCTTCCTGAtccaggcggcgcggcgggagCCTCCGGTGGTCTGGGAGAAGCGGTGGCCCTTGCCGAGACCTCGGGAGCTGCGGCCAGCAGATGTGAGACCACGGTTTTCACGGTGCTTGTGAACGGCGTTCACGATCCAGTTGATCTTAGGATCGCGGCGGATAGCCTGTGAAGTAAAATATGTTGAATTGAATTGCTGTGGTTTTCATGGTGGTATTGTGAAGAGGAGAATGTAGGAATCAGAAAAAAAATTGGTAGGTCTTGTATCAACACAAACACTCAGAATGGTGCATGACATAAAATCATCATAGTAATattaaattgatgaaatacataaggCAAGTATTTTAGAATAATTACCTTGTGTGAAGGATCAACAAGGATGACTTCAAAGTATTTGTAGGAAGAGTCCTGGGCAACCCAGTATGAGTTCAGGACACGGAGACCTCCACAACGACGACCAACACGTTCCTGAAAGAAACATATGGAAAGAATTAATATTGAGACACAATAACAGTAAATGAGTAAAATGTTATGCAGTGTATCAGATATAAAAAGGTAGGTCTTGAATCAACACAATCTTTCAGAATGGTGCATGACATGAAATCATCATTAAATTCAGTAAGTATCAAAAGATAACCCAACACTGTTGTGTCTCTCCTCGCCTATTTACAGTTAGGTAGTATAGGTTATCTTGAGCACCAGGCATTATAAATAGCATTAGTAAACAAAAGACCATGTGGTTGCGTTACCTCAGCGATGGACTGCAGGTTGCGTGTGGGCTTCAGCTGGTTGACTCCGTGGCTCTTGGGCTTGCCGTAGGTGGCTCCCTTGGCGACCGGGCGCTTGCGGCCTCCACGGCGCACACGGATTCTGAAGATCACGTAACctaaaaacaacatttgtaTCAATAATGAGGAAGTATCAACCAGCACTCAGTAAACACAAGAACTATGACTTTTAGGTTAGAATGAGATTATTAGTTTCTCACCTTGCTTGGCACGGAATCCTAGCCTCCTGGCTTTGTCGGGCCTGGTAGGCCTGGGGGAACGGTGCATGCGAGTCAACTGGCGGTACTGCCATACTCTGACGCGAAGGAGGAAACGCATAACATCGCTAAGCTTTTTGCGGTACAATTCCTGAATATACCGGTACGCACCCATCTTGATAACCCTGTGGCAGACCTAGCAACAAAATCAAATGATTGATCAGAAGTCACATCATCGGTCTGGCCACAAATGGAGCGACTTAGAACCCGTGAAGTAAAACATGCTGATATATGAAAACACTGCAAGTtcaaaattatacattaatgaattaattatCGTAAAATACACAATCACTCAGAAGTAATAACGTTTAAGAATCACTTTTAAGCCcgtaaaattacattaaatataaagataGCACTAATATTTAACGATTAAAATAACACGTACGTCTCTTGTGGTCCACAGGCAAATCGGAAAAGAAAACTGACAGAACTGAGAATTTTGACAGTAGAGTGCGTTTCATAGAATATTAGATATGCCGTAATGTTGACTCCCCTGTCTGTCAAGCCTGTAATGTTGCCAACTTAGCTACGTTATAACTAAATCtaacaatttttcaatgtcaGGCAGCTACAATATCCTTTTGCTTTGgttggactgacgaccttaggtgggtggcgggtagtggttgattgaggaaggccgaggaccgagtgttgtggcgctccttgggagaggcctatgtccagcagtggatgattattggctgatgatgatcaaATATCCAATTATCCTGCTCATGTTATTGAGACAGTGGGTAAAAAGGCTTGAGTAAAGAAATATAAGAAttctttacataaataaattgcatGAACATAAAATTACCAAAATTTTGGGGAagattattttctattttgtgGCAACACTAAAAACCAACCATTGCTGCCAACATAACggcatacataaaaaaataaccgaTGAAACATGCTCTGTGGCCCAGATCTCAGAACAAGGACGGCTACTAGCTACGAGTCTTAAGGTGCCGACACATTAGCGGACGCggctaaagctgcgtacagaccagGCAAAcaaacgccaacgaacgggtttcgttaaccttcgttgctgcaatctgccctgtattatgtatgataaatatccatcgctgggcgttcgttgggcgttcgctGGGTCGGTCTGTACGCACTTAATAGGCGCGGCGCATAGCAGACTACTGAGCAAATAGGTAAACTACGTTACCAGACTAGCACGGGGCAGCAGCAGTGCGTCCGCATTGTATTACTACGGCGCAATCGGTccatgataataatattgtgtatTCACATTATCTCATGGTTCTACCAGGCTAAAGGTACTATTCCGTGCATCGCGACAGTCGTCGTCGGCCGCGCGCGACTGTCATTTTGTCCCCTATATGTCTGTCGCAGCAGTGCCATAGATTTTCATAGTCGTGATGCACGGAATGGTACCTTAAGGGACAAGTCACCTTCGCTTCCTCGTCGGACTTTATAGTTCAGCTGTAATTCCAATGAAAAATGAATAAAGTTAATCCGTACAAAGGCTGAGAGTGTAGTCAACTCCAAAGACTACTATAGATTAATCAGAAAGTCAACTCGTTCTATACTCTATACATGAACAATGCGGA includes:
- the LOC105382446 gene encoding 60S ribosomal protein L15; this encodes MGAYRYIQELYRKKLSDVMRFLLRVRVWQYRQLTRMHRSPRPTRPDKARRLGFRAKQGYVIFRIRVRRGGRKRPVAKGATYGKPKSHGVNQLKPTRNLQSIAEERVGRRCGGLRVLNSYWVAQDSSYKYFEVILVDPSHKAIRRDPKINWIVNAVHKHRENRGLTSAGRSSRGLGKGHRFSQTTGGSRRAAWIRKNTLQLRRKR